CAGTACCCAGATCGAGGCCACTCCTGCTACGGCACCTCGGAGAAGGACCGCGTGGATCCTCCCCGTTCGGGCAAGCGCCTCTGGGCGCAGGGCCGCAAGCGCCAACGAGGTGTAGGCTCCGTAGAGCAGATACCCGAAGAGGCAGGGGATGGCGGCCTGGGCCGCGTCGAGCGACCACCTGAAGGTGCCGTGCAACAGCAAGGGCAAGAGGGTGAGCGGAACCGCAAACCACTTCAGGATTCCGTAGGCCATCCCCCAGAACAGCATCTCTCCAGCGCCGAAGCGCTGTTTCCAGACAATGACGCCGAAGCCCGCTCCGCCGAGCGTCGCGAGGATGAGTTGGAGAAACTCGGCGCCGATAGCGGCGCGACCATATGCGAACACAATAATGGTTGAAGGCATGCCGAGCTTGACCATCGCCGCGCCGAACGTCAAGGCGGCGATCAAACCGGCCAGCGCGCCGGAGAGCGCCCCCCTTGCGAGAAGGTCCGACGCCTTCATCTGGCATGCTCCGCAACGCCATCGACTGCCCGGATCCCGTGGTTTTCCTTCGCCTCGTCCGTACCTGGGAGCGTTCGAGGCGGAATTGTAGATTGAGGGCCTGCGGTTAAGACAATATCGCGGGGGAAAAAGAGGTCAATCGTCCAGTCAAGAGCCACCCGGATCTTCTTCTCCACACCTGGGAGCTTGCTGAGATAGACGGTACGCCACATAAACCAGGCCAGGGGACCCGAGAACTTCTTTCCACGCCATTCGGCCACCGCCGAGTGATGTCCGAGACCCATGAGTACCCCAAGGGTCCGAAACCGAAACGGCCTCGCGGGTTGGCCTGTCAAGCTCGCGGCCACGTTCTCCGCGGCCGCGGCACCCTGGCGGACGGCATGCTGAGCCGTGGGTGGACACGGCTCGCCCCTGTTACTGAGGTCCGGAATCTGGGCGCAGTCGCCCACCGCCCACACATTCGCATGCCCCTTGACCTGCAGTGTCGCCTCATCGACTACGGCGCCCGCCCGATTTCGCTCACACGGCAGAGTCTTCAACAGCGGGTGAGGGTGATTTCCCGCCGTCCATACCAGGGTGCGTGTCGGCAAGCGCCGGCCGTCGCTCAACCGCACGCAGCTTGCGGTCGCTCCCGTCACTCGGGTATTGAACAGTACCTCGATCCCCCGGGCCAGAAGCTTGCGTAGGGCGTACTCGGCGAGCCGGGGGCTCAGTTCGGGCAAGAGACGCTCACCCGAATGCACGAGGACGAAGTGCGGTTCCTGTGGGTGAACTTGTTGGTAGAAGCCTCCGACGCTGTGCACGAAATCGAATAGTTCTGCGATCACCTCCGTCCCCGCGAAGCCTCCGCCGGCTACAACGACTGTCAGCCGACCGCGTCGCGATTCCTCATGCGGTTCTGCGTTGGCGCTCTCCAGCATGGCAATCACGTGATTGCGCAGGCGCACGCCATCTTCCAGTGTCTTGAGAGGGAACGAGTAGGCCTCGAGACTAGGGATCCCGTGATAATGTGGGATGGAGCCGAGAGCGAGCACGAGGTGATCGTACCGCAACGAGTCAGGCGCCGCGGTCGGCGTTTCGCGGATCCGGACGATTCGATCCTCGGTGTCGATCGCTTCCACTTCGGCCCGCCGGAGGGTCGTGCGGGGCAGGGCGGCGCGCAGGGGAACGCCAATATGTTGGGGCTCCAATTCGCCGCCCGCGACCTCGGCGAGCATCGGGGTAAAGAGCAGATAGTTGCTCTGGCTCACGAGCGTCACCTTGATCTCCCTGTTGCGGTTGAGCGACTGTTCGAGGCGCTGCGCCGCACTGACGCCGCCGAACCCGCCTCCGAGGATGACCACGTGCCTGCAGGGGCCAGCGCTTGGGAGAGGAGGGGGGTCGGTCGGTGGGTGGAGGCGCGAGTGAAGACCCGCAAGGGTGTAGAAGGCGCCGCCCAGGACTCCGCCGTACAGCAAATATCCCACAAGGCTGGGAAAGGCGGCGCCGGCGTCACGCGCGGACCAAGTTGGTGCGTGGCCCGTCCACAAGGCCCCCAGCGTTAAAGGCCCGACGATCCACCAGAGAAGCCCAAACAGCAGGCCACCGCTCGTGCAGAACGCAGGGCTCTCAGGCTGATAGCGAAAGAGGGCACCAAAGGCGGCGCCGCCCACTGCGGCGCTCAGAAGGTAAGCCAGCAGCGTGCCGACCGCGGTCCACCTGATCGGGCCGTCCGGTGTGGACGGCATCCCCTGCCCCTGCCACGCCAAGCCGAGCATCAGACCACCGGCGAGCCCCGAGACCGCTCCTGCGATGACATCGCGGCGGAATGAAGGCGGCATCGCGGCAAGGTCCATTGGGACGCGATCTCGGCGCCGCGCCATCAGAACTGCACCTCCACACCTATGGCCAAGTCGAGTTGAGCCGCGGCGATGTCGTAGTTGAGCGCCACCCCGAGGACGCACATGGGGAGATGCCGTGACATCTTCCTCGCCCGCCCACTGCTAATACCCCGGGTCGGACAGGTCGGATTGCGGCCGGCTAGATCCAATGCATCACGACTTTCACGGCACGCAATCCAACGGCGACTGAATAGTGTACCATGCCGTGGACAGGCCGCGAGAAGCGGCCATTACGACCCATAGACCCGCTCGTTGAAAGGGAGTGACAGACGTGGATCTCGCACTAAGGATCAGGCCGTGGCTCATTGGGTTCCTCCTCTACCTGCTGGTCGCCAATGACGGATGGGTGTATGGATCCTTCGACGGGTACGCCGCATGCTGGAAGTATCGCCAGGACCAGGGAATCAGCGGGCCGTGCTTGTCTCTTTGGCCATGACGGGTGGGACACTGTGATGGGAAGACGCGC
This region of bacterium genomic DNA includes:
- a CDS encoding NAD(P)/FAD-dependent oxidoreductase — translated: MARRRDRVPMDLAAMPPSFRRDVIAGAVSGLAGGLMLGLAWQGQGMPSTPDGPIRWTAVGTLLAYLLSAAVGGAAFGALFRYQPESPAFCTSGGLLFGLLWWIVGPLTLGALWTGHAPTWSARDAGAAFPSLVGYLLYGGVLGGAFYTLAGLHSRLHPPTDPPPLPSAGPCRHVVILGGGFGGVSAAQRLEQSLNRNREIKVTLVSQSNYLLFTPMLAEVAGGELEPQHIGVPLRAALPRTTLRRAEVEAIDTEDRIVRIRETPTAAPDSLRYDHLVLALGSIPHYHGIPSLEAYSFPLKTLEDGVRLRNHVIAMLESANAEPHEESRRGRLTVVVAGGGFAGTEVIAELFDFVHSVGGFYQQVHPQEPHFVLVHSGERLLPELSPRLAEYALRKLLARGIEVLFNTRVTGATASCVRLSDGRRLPTRTLVWTAGNHPHPLLKTLPCERNRAGAVVDEATLQVKGHANVWAVGDCAQIPDLSNRGEPCPPTAQHAVRQGAAAAENVAASLTGQPARPFRFRTLGVLMGLGHHSAVAEWRGKKFSGPLAWFMWRTVYLSKLPGVEKKIRVALDWTIDLFFPRDIVLTAGPQSTIPPRTLPGTDEAKENHGIRAVDGVAEHAR